The following are encoded together in the Bradymonas sediminis genome:
- a CDS encoding Ig-like domain-containing protein has translation MNTLRHMFKTRVHYSPSVFIVFSILCMTCLTAACSSDTGQDAAKSEEEATDIRQDVPEDVADVDDSAHVAQLILSPDPVEAFVTQTVQINFRAYNDHGIQLDDADVTWRVENAQVATVDESGLLLGLEAGQTTLSATSGDAQASLEVIVRPFDELERIEIIPAQREVGVGESLALEVEAYRADGTEIVNLNLPVDWHSDTPERATIDPNGLLSGIERGEVEVKATVGGLQARANFRVELKFKAFGDQGAHYAISTGGQIYWVKFNDSVENSDALWIPKFEQIEVDGDVHFKSMTTQDGSANCALSTDGRVYCWGQNTLGKLGADFQTPQLESPTLLETALRFESLAMGAHSTCGLSAEGSIYCWGDLLISGNYEERATNLLETHSYEPVLIDSGPFARIFMTRNALCAEETKTKRWHCMGSGEYGYLGNGSLDDQDELLAIGEPGIFLEIAAKNGAAVRDGICGIDEQLHIWCWGGGVGSVPQRKPWSDEMVDISPLGLGFCSATPERQIQCWGQLSPCTVGQRAWVPNSESQYYEVPQAAIQNIPEDWESLAGQCVLTEGGDIWCWGLSQSTGNPIRPLECEPSAQRVQTF, from the coding sequence ATGAATACCCTCCGCCATATGTTCAAAACGCGCGTTCATTATTCTCCGTCCGTGTTTATCGTGTTTTCCATCCTCTGCATGACCTGTCTCACAGCAGCCTGCTCTTCGGATACAGGGCAGGACGCGGCGAAATCCGAGGAGGAAGCAACCGATATTCGACAGGATGTGCCCGAAGATGTGGCCGATGTCGATGACTCGGCGCACGTCGCTCAGTTGATCCTCTCACCCGATCCGGTTGAAGCATTCGTCACGCAGACCGTCCAGATAAATTTCCGGGCGTATAACGATCATGGAATACAGTTAGATGATGCGGATGTCACGTGGCGGGTTGAGAACGCGCAGGTTGCGACGGTGGATGAGTCGGGCCTTCTCCTCGGGTTGGAGGCCGGGCAAACGACCCTCAGCGCAACAAGTGGGGACGCTCAGGCTTCGCTCGAAGTTATCGTACGCCCGTTTGATGAGCTTGAGCGCATCGAGATCATCCCCGCGCAGCGTGAGGTCGGGGTGGGAGAGAGCCTCGCCTTGGAGGTCGAGGCCTACCGGGCTGACGGCACCGAAATTGTGAATCTGAATCTGCCCGTTGATTGGCATAGCGATACACCCGAGCGCGCGACCATCGACCCGAACGGCCTGCTCAGCGGCATTGAACGCGGCGAGGTGGAAGTCAAGGCGACGGTAGGTGGGCTACAAGCTCGGGCAAATTTTCGGGTTGAGTTGAAGTTTAAGGCGTTTGGCGACCAGGGCGCGCATTATGCGATCAGCACCGGAGGTCAGATTTATTGGGTCAAATTTAATGACTCCGTTGAGAATAGCGATGCATTATGGATTCCAAAGTTTGAGCAGATTGAGGTCGATGGCGACGTCCATTTTAAGTCGATGACGACACAGGACGGTTCTGCGAATTGCGCGTTATCTACGGACGGGCGTGTTTATTGCTGGGGACAAAATACCTTGGGAAAACTCGGCGCAGATTTTCAGACCCCGCAGCTTGAGTCACCCACATTACTCGAAACAGCGCTTCGCTTTGAATCATTGGCGATGGGCGCGCATTCAACATGCGGGCTTAGCGCGGAAGGTTCGATCTATTGTTGGGGCGATCTATTAATCAGCGGCAATTACGAAGAACGGGCCACTAATTTGCTCGAAACCCATTCATACGAGCCGGTGCTTATTGATTCAGGACCGTTTGCACGAATCTTCATGACGCGCAATGCGTTATGCGCAGAGGAAACGAAAACAAAACGGTGGCACTGTATGGGCTCGGGCGAATATGGGTACCTGGGCAACGGCAGCCTCGACGACCAGGATGAACTCCTCGCGATAGGTGAACCTGGCATATTTTTGGAAATTGCTGCCAAAAATGGGGCTGCGGTTCGTGATGGTATCTGTGGTATCGACGAACAACTTCATATTTGGTGCTGGGGGGGAGGGGTGGGCAGCGTACCGCAGCGCAAGCCCTGGAGCGATGAAATGGTCGATATCAGTCCATTGGGCCTGGGGTTTTGTAGCGCGACACCGGAGCGACAGATTCAGTGTTGGGGCCAGCTCTCGCCCTGCACTGTCGGCCAGCGGGCGTGGGTGCCGAACTCAGAAAGTCAATATTATGAGGTGCCACAGGCCGCGATACAGAATATTCCCGAAGATTGGGAGTCGCTGGCCGGGCAGTGCGTACTCACCGAAGGCGGCGATATCTGGTGCTGGGGTCTTTCGCAAAGCACGGGCAATCCAATACGTCCGCTCGAGTGCGAGCCGAGCGCCCAGCGGGTACAAACGTTTTAG
- a CDS encoding thiolase family protein translates to METRDVVIVSYARTPFCKANRGLLKDTRPDTLAALAIEAAMERAPGLKPEEVEDVIIGCAMPEGEQGMNVARIAALMAGLPDSVPAMTVNRFCSSGLQSVSQIAERIMLGAIDVGIAGGTESMSMVPMGGNKPSANPELMKENPGVYIPMGATAENVAKRFEVSREEQDAFALRSHTRAVDAWERGFMQGEVIPVETEVINHDGAVQKITVSKDDGPRPSTTLEKLARLPTVFDRKNGSVTPGNSSPLTDGAAAIVLMSKEKADELGLEILGYYRGFQVAGVDPEIMGIGPVAAVEKLLKKHDMTVDDIDLYEVNEAFSSQSVYSAKKLGLDMDKVNVNGGALALGHPLGVSGTRMTGTLLRALEEQDGRFGVVTMCIGGGMGAAGLFERVKK, encoded by the coding sequence ATGGAAACACGCGACGTCGTTATCGTTTCTTACGCCCGTACGCCCTTCTGCAAGGCGAACCGTGGCCTGCTCAAAGACACCCGCCCCGACACCCTCGCCGCGCTGGCGATTGAAGCCGCTATGGAGCGCGCGCCGGGGCTTAAACCCGAAGAGGTCGAAGACGTGATCATCGGCTGCGCCATGCCCGAAGGCGAGCAAGGCATGAACGTCGCGCGCATCGCGGCCCTGATGGCCGGCCTGCCCGACAGCGTCCCCGCCATGACCGTCAACCGCTTCTGCTCCTCCGGCCTGCAGTCCGTGTCGCAGATCGCTGAGCGCATCATGCTCGGCGCCATCGACGTGGGCATCGCCGGCGGCACCGAGTCCATGAGCATGGTGCCGATGGGCGGCAATAAGCCCTCGGCCAACCCGGAACTCATGAAGGAGAACCCCGGCGTTTATATCCCCATGGGCGCCACCGCTGAGAACGTCGCCAAGCGCTTCGAGGTGAGCCGCGAAGAGCAGGACGCGTTCGCGCTGCGCAGCCACACCCGCGCCGTCGACGCCTGGGAGCGCGGCTTCATGCAGGGAGAGGTCATTCCGGTCGAAACCGAAGTCATCAATCATGACGGCGCCGTGCAGAAGATCACCGTCAGCAAAGACGACGGCCCGCGCCCCTCGACCACCCTGGAGAAGTTGGCGAGACTTCCCACCGTCTTCGACCGCAAAAACGGCTCGGTCACCCCGGGCAACTCGTCGCCGCTGACCGACGGCGCCGCCGCCATCGTCCTGATGTCCAAAGAGAAAGCCGACGAGTTGGGTCTTGAGATCCTCGGCTATTATCGCGGATTCCAGGTCGCCGGCGTGGACCCCGAGATCATGGGCATCGGCCCGGTCGCGGCCGTCGAGAAGCTTCTCAAGAAGCACGACATGACCGTGGACGATATCGACCTCTACGAGGTCAACGAAGCCTTCAGCAGCCAGTCGGTCTACTCGGCCAAAAAGCTCGGCCTGGACATGGACAAGGTCAACGTCAACGGCGGCGCCCTCGCCCTGGGTCACCCCCTGGGCGTCTCGGGCACGCGCATGACCGGCACGCTCTTGCGCGCCCTCGAGGAGCAGGACGGCCGCTTCGGCGTCGTCACGATGTGCATCGGCGGCGGCATGGGCGCAGCCGGCCTGTTTGAGCGCGTCAAGAAGTAA